A region of Lepus europaeus isolate LE1 chromosome 2, mLepTim1.pri, whole genome shotgun sequence DNA encodes the following proteins:
- the LOC133750361 gene encoding keratin-associated protein 13-2-like, producing MSYNLCSGNFSSRSLGVYPRYSGSSCGSSYPSNLVYVTKPQSSSTCQLGLPLSSGCQETSYEPTSCEPTSCQTPCVVPRPCQTSCYRPRTSSLCQTTYTGSLGYGSSSCRSLGYGSRSSYSSGCGSRQFYSSGCGSSGFRPLSYGVRGCSSLNCGSGISRPTYLASGNCQSPCYRPTYASSFCRSAY from the coding sequence ATGTCCTACAACCTCTGTTCTGGAAACTTTTCCTCCCGTTCGCTCGGGGTTTACCCACGCTACTCAGGATCCTCCTGTGGCTCTTCTTATCCCAGCAACCTGGTCTATGTCACGAAGCCCCAGTCTTCCAGCACCTGCCAGCTGGGCTTGCCTCTCTCCAGCGGCTGCCAGGAAACCAGCTATGAGCCCACCAGCTGTGAGCCCACCAGCTGCCAGACACCCTGTGTggtgcccaggccctgccagACTTCCTGCTACCGACCAAGGACCTCCTCACTTTGCCAGACGACTTATACTGGATCTCTGGGCTATGGGTCCAGCAGCTGCCGCTCGCTAGGCTATGGATCTAGAAGTTCCTATTCTTCGGGCTGTGGATCAAGGCAATTCTACTCCTCAGGTTGTGGATCCAGTGGCTTCAGACCCCTGAGTTATGGAGTTCGTGGCTGCTCTTCCCTGAACTGCGGATCTGGAATCTCCCGTCCAACTTACCTGGCTTCCGGGAACTGCCAGTCTCCTTGTTACAGACCAACCTATGCCTCATCCTTCTGCAGATCAGCTTACTGA